A portion of the Actomonas aquatica genome contains these proteins:
- a CDS encoding cryptochrome/photolyase family protein: MSKAAPTIVWLRQDLRLQDHAALAAAVDRGEAVVPVYILDDAAEGAWAMGGASRWWLHHSLTALAAAIQERSGRLIVRQGNSAEVLGQLIKELGAGALYWTRRYEPAIIERDKHIKEALTRDGLEVRSFNGALLHEPHTVQNKQGKPFQVFTPYWRHCLDMDQPKVGPGAPKEWPRPGQWPDSLEVADLKLLPKLDWADGFGDRWTPGEAGAQAALREFMGDAVDDYDGQRDFPGVHGTSRLSPHLHFGEISPAQIWAAAEEKGRSRGVFPTSKGARVFLSEVGWREFAYHLIYHFPHTPTQPLREEFADFPWADDPGGHKLKAWQRGQTGYPIVDAGMRELWATGWMHNRVRMVVASFLVKHLRRPWQKGAEWFWDTLVDADLAANTLGWQWTSGCGADAAPYFRIFAPVLQGNKFDGDGDYVRRWVPELAKLPDKYLQAPWEAPAEVLEYAGVDLGGNYPEPVVDHKQARDAALAAYQELKKN; this comes from the coding sequence ATGTCCAAAGCTGCCCCTACGATCGTTTGGTTGCGTCAAGACCTGCGCCTGCAGGACCACGCGGCGTTGGCCGCAGCGGTGGATCGCGGCGAGGCGGTCGTGCCGGTCTATATTCTCGATGACGCGGCCGAAGGGGCGTGGGCCATGGGTGGGGCCTCACGCTGGTGGCTGCATCACTCGCTGACGGCTCTGGCGGCGGCAATCCAAGAGCGGAGCGGGCGACTGATCGTGCGGCAGGGCAATTCGGCGGAGGTGTTGGGGCAACTGATCAAAGAGCTGGGCGCTGGCGCGCTGTATTGGACGCGACGATACGAGCCGGCTATCATCGAGCGGGACAAACATATCAAAGAGGCCCTCACGCGCGACGGACTCGAGGTGCGGAGCTTCAACGGGGCGCTGTTGCACGAGCCGCACACCGTGCAGAACAAGCAGGGCAAACCGTTCCAGGTTTTCACCCCGTATTGGCGGCATTGCCTCGATATGGACCAACCGAAGGTGGGGCCGGGCGCGCCGAAAGAGTGGCCGCGGCCGGGGCAGTGGCCGGACTCGTTGGAGGTGGCCGACCTGAAGCTGTTGCCGAAACTGGATTGGGCGGATGGCTTCGGCGATCGCTGGACACCGGGCGAAGCGGGGGCCCAGGCGGCGCTACGCGAGTTTATGGGCGACGCCGTGGACGACTATGACGGCCAGCGTGACTTTCCGGGTGTGCATGGCACCTCGCGGCTTTCGCCGCACCTGCATTTCGGCGAGATCTCGCCAGCCCAGATTTGGGCGGCGGCGGAGGAAAAGGGCCGCAGCCGGGGCGTGTTTCCGACCAGCAAGGGCGCGCGGGTGTTTTTATCGGAAGTGGGCTGGCGCGAATTTGCCTACCACCTGATCTATCACTTCCCGCACACGCCAACGCAGCCGTTGCGCGAGGAGTTTGCCGACTTTCCGTGGGCGGATGATCCGGGTGGCCACAAGCTCAAGGCCTGGCAGCGCGGTCAGACCGGCTACCCGATCGTCGATGCGGGCATGCGTGAGTTGTGGGCGACGGGCTGGATGCACAACCGCGTGCGCATGGTGGTCGCGTCGTTTCTGGTGAAACACCTGCGGCGGCCGTGGCAGAAGGGCGCGGAGTGGTTTTGGGACACCCTGGTCGATGCGGACCTCGCCGCCAACACCCTCGGCTGGCAATGGACCTCGGGTTGCGGGGCCGACGCCGCGCCGTATTTTCGGATCTTTGCGCCGGTGTTGCAGGGCAACAAATTTGACGGCGACGGCGACTACGTGCGGCGCTGGGTGCCGGAGCTCGCCAAGCTGCCCGACAAATACCTGCAGGCCCCGTGGGAAGCACCGGCGGAGGTGCTGGAGTATGCCGGAGTGGATCTCGGCGGAAACTACCCGGAGCCCGTCGTTGACCACAAACAGGCGCGAGACGCGGCGCTCGCGGCGTATCAAGAGTTGAAGAAAAACTGA
- a CDS encoding PEP-CTERM sorting domain-containing protein (PEP-CTERM proteins occur, often in large numbers, in the proteomes of bacteria that also encode an exosortase, a predicted intramembrane cysteine proteinase. The presence of a PEP-CTERM domain at a protein's C-terminus predicts cleavage within the sorting domain, followed by covalent anchoring to some some component of the (usually Gram-negative) cell surface. Many PEP-CTERM proteins exhibit an unusual sequence composition that includes large numbers of potential glycosylation sites. Expression of one such protein has been shown restore the ability of a bacterium to form floc, a type of biofilm.) — protein MLHAQVTVSDATGWSGWKAASTGNTIADPLGDQQTGQSSDDFVGGDDGSGTIFYGMAQKTGTLAGHGSDEYIMFRARMDGYDVDNKFGGNGGRFSLGMDLDNSGSIDLIMMMAEGSGNVGNRSRTITFGTPGSGANDAPSTTSWTFQTQTPIDLVVGDTYSLIQASDGSAFNGTPDAWVNFAISFTDFTAAIQTYAKGSFSTFTFDANSEVSYIAYTSTQDNAINQDLFGANKADISSGMTFADLGTLTPSITAAGTPVPEPATYAQIGGFMLVAGALFWRRRRQRLRASLPVQA, from the coding sequence ATGCTGCACGCGCAGGTCACGGTTTCCGATGCGACCGGCTGGTCGGGGTGGAAGGCTGCCTCGACTGGCAACACGATTGCCGACCCGCTGGGTGATCAGCAAACCGGCCAAAGCTCCGATGACTTCGTTGGCGGCGACGACGGCAGCGGCACCATCTTCTACGGTATGGCGCAGAAAACCGGCACGCTCGCGGGCCATGGCAGCGACGAATACATCATGTTCCGCGCCCGCATGGATGGCTACGACGTCGACAACAAGTTTGGCGGCAACGGTGGTCGGTTCAGCCTCGGTATGGACTTGGACAACTCCGGCAGCATCGACCTCATCATGATGATGGCAGAAGGCTCCGGCAACGTCGGCAATCGCAGCCGCACCATCACCTTCGGCACACCTGGCAGCGGGGCCAACGATGCGCCCAGCACGACCTCTTGGACTTTCCAGACGCAGACCCCGATCGACCTCGTGGTCGGGGATACCTACAGCCTCATTCAGGCCAGCGACGGTTCCGCCTTCAACGGCACGCCCGACGCTTGGGTCAATTTTGCCATCAGTTTCACCGACTTCACCGCCGCGATCCAGACCTACGCCAAAGGCTCCTTTTCGACCTTCACCTTCGATGCCAACAGCGAGGTGTCCTACATCGCCTACACCTCCACGCAGGACAACGCGATCAACCAGGACCTCTTCGGCGCCAACAAGGCCGACATTTCCAGCGGCATGACCTTCGCCGACCTCGGCACGCTCACGCCTTCGATCACCGCCGCGGGCACGCCGGTGCCGGAGCCCGCGACCTACGCCCAGATCGGCGGCTTCATGCTGGTGGCCGGTGCGCTCTTCTGGCGCCGCCGCCGGCAGCGACTGCGCGCATCGCTTCCCGTGCAAGCCTGA
- the glgA gene encoding glycogen synthase GlgA gives MKIVHVASEMFPYVKTGGLADVVGSLARALARKNHEVTVFLPGYRSVLEHPEVEPLLRRTRRLRIEMGDMFMTGDVRVFSPAPNLTVHLICREEFFDRKAPYGNGERDYEDNHHRFIFFCKAVVEVMRLTNLDADVVHGHDWQTGLLPLLLRATEQRHRVNLAMHTVHTIHNLAFQGLFPMKSFYRTNLPTELMGIDGVEYYGQASMMKAGILFADRITTVSPQYAEEIQTSDYGCGLDGVVQLRADDLLGILNGIDTDTWNPATDALLPGNFSAADLGGRKLCRSELLKKAGFDPRFSGPVFGMVCRLTEQKGVQLLLANRAFFERENVRLIVLGSGDGLLEEGMQELADALPDKVYFRKVLDEKFSHLVEAGSDFFVMPSLFEPCGLNQMYSQAYGAVPIVTRVGGLIDTVTDIDDEPADGTGILIEPTAAGLAGGLERALDLRMDRAAYDAVQQRGMGRDFSWEKAAEVYDAFYEELGA, from the coding sequence ATGAAAATTGTTCACGTGGCCAGTGAGATGTTCCCATACGTGAAGACCGGGGGATTGGCCGATGTGGTAGGGTCGCTGGCACGAGCGTTGGCGCGAAAGAATCACGAGGTGACGGTATTCCTCCCCGGCTACCGCTCGGTGCTCGAACATCCGGAGGTGGAACCGTTGTTGCGGCGCACACGGCGGCTGCGGATCGAGATGGGGGATATGTTTATGACAGGAGATGTGCGAGTGTTTTCTCCCGCTCCCAACCTCACGGTGCACTTGATCTGCCGCGAGGAGTTCTTTGACCGCAAGGCGCCGTATGGCAACGGCGAGCGGGATTACGAAGACAACCACCACCGCTTTATCTTTTTTTGCAAGGCCGTTGTGGAGGTCATGCGGCTGACCAATCTCGATGCCGATGTGGTGCATGGGCACGATTGGCAGACCGGCTTGCTGCCGCTGTTGCTGCGCGCGACCGAGCAGCGGCACCGGGTGAATCTGGCGATGCACACGGTGCACACGATTCACAACCTGGCCTTCCAGGGGCTGTTCCCGATGAAGTCGTTTTACCGCACCAATCTGCCCACTGAGCTGATGGGCATCGATGGCGTGGAGTATTACGGGCAGGCCAGCATGATGAAGGCGGGCATCCTCTTCGCGGATCGGATCACCACGGTGAGTCCGCAATACGCCGAGGAGATCCAGACCAGCGACTACGGCTGCGGCTTGGACGGCGTGGTGCAATTGCGGGCCGATGACCTGCTGGGGATCCTCAACGGCATCGATACCGACACCTGGAACCCCGCGACCGACGCTTTGCTGCCGGGCAACTTCAGCGCGGCGGATTTGGGCGGCCGGAAGCTGTGCCGTTCGGAGTTGCTGAAGAAGGCGGGGTTTGACCCGCGGTTCAGTGGTCCGGTCTTCGGCATGGTGTGCCGTCTGACGGAACAAAAGGGCGTGCAGTTGCTGCTGGCCAACCGGGCCTTCTTCGAACGCGAGAACGTGCGCCTGATCGTGCTGGGTAGTGGCGACGGCCTGCTGGAGGAAGGCATGCAGGAACTGGCCGATGCGTTGCCGGACAAGGTGTATTTCCGCAAGGTGCTCGACGAAAAATTCAGCCACCTCGTCGAAGCCGGCAGCGATTTTTTTGTGATGCCGTCGCTCTTCGAGCCGTGCGGGCTCAACCAGATGTATTCCCAAGCCTATGGTGCAGTGCCGATCGTCACGCGGGTCGGTGGGCTCATCGACACGGTGACGGACATCGACGACGAGCCGGCGGACGGCACGGGTATTTTGATCGAGCCGACGGCGGCGGGATTGGCCGGCGGGCTCGAACGTGCGCTGGATCTGCGCATGGACCGCGCCGCCTACGATGCGGTGCAGCAACGCGGTATGGGGCGGGATTTCAGTTGGGAAAAGGCCGCTGAGGTTTACGACGCGTTTTACGAAGAATTGGGCGCGTGA
- a CDS encoding pseudouridine synthase, whose product MKLDRLLAKHRLMGRTQARTLLLARRVRVDGEIETRFDTEVDRFSAVLVDDEIVQPAARRLYLMLHKPVGVVSATSDAEHRTVLDLIDDPDKDTLHLVGRLDRNTSGLVLLTNDGRWSKALMHPDKKVAKVYRVTTRDPIAPDAVAAFAEGFYFHTEDLTTQPAHLEILTAHTARLTLHEGRYHQVKRMFHRIQNRVTALHRESIGDYVLPEDLPPGEWRMVPESANETARSSPCS is encoded by the coding sequence ATGAAACTGGACCGCCTTCTCGCCAAACACCGCCTCATGGGCCGCACCCAAGCGCGGACCCTGTTGCTGGCGCGACGCGTGCGAGTGGACGGCGAGATTGAGACGCGCTTCGACACCGAGGTGGACCGCTTCAGCGCGGTGTTGGTCGACGATGAAATCGTTCAACCGGCGGCGCGACGGCTTTACCTGATGCTGCACAAGCCGGTGGGGGTGGTGAGCGCAACGAGCGACGCCGAGCATCGCACGGTGCTCGACCTCATTGATGACCCCGACAAGGACACCCTGCACCTCGTCGGTCGGCTCGACCGCAACACCTCGGGGTTGGTCCTACTCACCAACGACGGCCGCTGGTCCAAAGCGCTCATGCACCCGGACAAAAAGGTGGCGAAAGTCTATCGCGTCACGACCCGCGACCCCATCGCGCCAGACGCGGTGGCGGCGTTTGCGGAGGGTTTCTATTTCCACACCGAGGACCTCACCACCCAGCCGGCGCACCTGGAGATACTCACGGCCCACACCGCTCGGCTTACGCTGCACGAAGGCCGCTACCACCAAGTGAAGCGCATGTTCCACCGTATCCAAAATCGCGTGACCGCCCTCCACCGCGAAAGCATCGGCGACTACGTGCTGCCCGAAGACCTGCCCCCGGGCGAGTGGCGGATGGTGCCTGAATCAGCGAACGAAACAGCTCGTTCTAGCCCTTGCTCCTGA
- a CDS encoding ribonuclease R family protein, which produces MKHRDSILKLLRQPGYRPVNEAGLSRQLGLDKKQRRLFSHELRLLLSQGVLTQVQGDRVALPDAHGGGRGDGTLTGTLKFRAGGSAMVIINRAGEPADVPEVVQIAAEDAANGFHGDKVRLQLDRRPNQRRNARNPRANEPRGRIIEILDRGSDIVVGTLRRIRRRYYVSPDDPRFVHDIGVTDPADGKLSPPPDEGDKVVVKLHEWTNPNRPPEGRVVERLGRQWEPRAELLGVYRKFDLHPEFPADVLAEVARLPDRVQPRDLTARLDYRQIPTFTIDPDDAKDFDDALSIEFLPDDLIKIGIHIADVSAYVKPGSNLDKEAQRRGNSTYLVGTVVPMLPEKLSNGLCSLVEAEDRLTKTVFLTFDRKRRIVATAYANTVIRSLKRLTYKQAYTLLKEDDIQAARDLPLPPKHQTGSTGRALSSLKDRELSDLQNWIRTLWSLASKLRRDRMKRGSLDLDMPETKVFVDEDGYADRLELIEHDESHQLIEEFMLAANEAVARLTKQHKLCSVYRVHDDPDEEKLGEFRQELAAHGIRVGDLTLREEVTKLLVILKDHPQGHTLRTTLLRSLKKAAYRASPDGHYGLAKKDYTHFTSPIRRYADLLVHRVVDHYLITSGGWPMPAGYKFGYTQAKMERLGEHISETETNSQEAERESVKIKTLEFFERELAKRHPRSFEAVVTDVRQHGLFIELVESMTFGFLPTSELGNDFYQLVDDNTAIVGRRSGQRFALNTRLSVSVAKVDRVKRMIDFQIVPDAPIHTPNAPQSLAAPVQRRPQPKSKQGAKPTGRPSAQAHRKGPKPRGKRGR; this is translated from the coding sequence ATGAAACATCGTGATTCGATCCTGAAACTTTTGCGCCAACCCGGCTACCGGCCCGTCAACGAGGCGGGCCTTTCGCGCCAACTGGGTCTCGACAAAAAACAACGCCGCCTCTTCTCCCACGAACTCCGGCTCCTCCTTTCCCAAGGCGTGCTGACCCAAGTCCAGGGTGACCGCGTCGCCCTACCCGACGCCCACGGCGGCGGCCGCGGTGACGGCACCCTCACCGGCACCCTCAAGTTCCGCGCCGGCGGCTCCGCCATGGTCATCATCAACCGCGCCGGCGAACCCGCCGACGTGCCCGAGGTCGTCCAGATCGCCGCCGAGGACGCCGCCAACGGTTTCCACGGCGACAAGGTCCGCCTCCAGCTCGACCGCCGCCCCAACCAGCGCCGCAATGCCCGCAACCCGCGCGCCAACGAGCCCCGCGGCCGCATCATCGAGATCCTCGATCGCGGTTCCGACATCGTGGTCGGCACCCTGCGACGCATCCGCCGCCGCTACTACGTTTCCCCCGACGATCCGCGCTTCGTGCACGACATCGGCGTGACCGACCCGGCCGACGGCAAACTCTCCCCGCCGCCCGACGAAGGGGACAAGGTCGTCGTCAAACTCCACGAATGGACCAACCCCAATCGCCCCCCGGAAGGCCGCGTGGTCGAGCGCCTCGGCCGCCAATGGGAACCCCGCGCCGAGCTCCTGGGCGTCTACCGCAAGTTTGACCTGCATCCCGAGTTCCCGGCCGACGTCCTCGCCGAAGTCGCTCGCCTGCCCGACCGCGTGCAACCCCGCGATCTCACCGCGCGCCTCGACTATCGCCAGATCCCGACCTTCACCATCGACCCCGATGACGCCAAGGACTTCGACGACGCCCTTTCCATCGAGTTCCTGCCCGATGATCTCATCAAGATCGGCATCCACATCGCCGACGTCTCGGCCTACGTGAAGCCCGGCTCCAACCTCGACAAAGAAGCCCAGCGTCGCGGCAACTCCACCTACCTCGTCGGCACCGTTGTGCCCATGCTGCCGGAGAAGTTGTCCAACGGACTCTGCTCGCTCGTCGAAGCCGAGGACCGTCTCACCAAGACCGTCTTCCTCACCTTCGACCGCAAACGCCGCATCGTGGCCACGGCCTACGCCAACACAGTCATTCGCAGCCTCAAGCGTCTCACCTACAAGCAGGCTTACACCCTGCTCAAGGAGGACGACATCCAGGCCGCCCGTGACCTGCCGCTGCCCCCGAAACACCAGACCGGCTCCACCGGCCGCGCCCTCAGTTCACTCAAGGACCGCGAGCTATCCGACCTGCAAAACTGGATCCGCACCCTCTGGTCGCTCGCGTCCAAGCTCCGGCGCGATCGCATGAAGCGCGGCAGCCTCGATCTCGACATGCCCGAGACCAAAGTCTTCGTCGACGAAGACGGTTACGCCGATCGCCTCGAACTCATCGAGCACGACGAGAGCCACCAGCTCATCGAGGAGTTTATGCTCGCCGCCAATGAAGCCGTGGCCCGCCTCACCAAGCAGCACAAACTGTGTTCGGTCTATCGCGTGCACGATGACCCCGACGAAGAGAAGCTCGGCGAATTCCGCCAGGAACTCGCCGCCCACGGCATCCGCGTCGGCGACCTCACCCTGCGCGAGGAAGTCACCAAACTCCTCGTCATCCTCAAGGACCACCCGCAGGGCCATACCCTGCGCACCACCCTACTGCGCTCGCTCAAGAAAGCCGCCTACCGCGCGTCTCCAGATGGTCACTACGGCCTCGCGAAGAAGGACTACACCCACTTCACCTCGCCCATCCGCCGCTACGCCGACTTGCTCGTGCACCGTGTCGTCGATCATTACCTGATCACCTCCGGCGGTTGGCCCATGCCGGCCGGCTACAAGTTTGGCTACACCCAGGCCAAGATGGAGCGCCTCGGCGAACACATCAGCGAAACCGAAACCAACTCCCAGGAAGCCGAACGGGAGAGCGTGAAGATCAAGACCCTGGAGTTCTTCGAACGCGAACTCGCCAAACGCCACCCGCGCAGTTTCGAAGCCGTCGTCACCGACGTGCGCCAACACGGCCTCTTCATCGAACTGGTCGAGTCCATGACCTTCGGTTTCCTGCCCACCAGCGAACTCGGCAACGACTTCTACCAACTCGTCGACGACAACACCGCCATCGTCGGTCGACGCAGCGGCCAGCGATTCGCGCTCAACACGCGTCTCAGCGTGAGTGTCGCCAAGGTCGACCGCGTGAAGCGCATGATCGATTTCCAGATCGTGCCCGACGCGCCCATCCACACGCCCAACGCCCCGCAAAGCCTCGCCGCGCCGGTGCAACGCCGACCGCAACCCAAGTCCAAACAAGGGGCCAAACCCACGGGCCGTCCCAGCGCCCAAGCCCACCGCAAAGGCCCCAAGCCGCGCGGCAAACGCGGTCGTTAA
- a CDS encoding O-antigen ligase family protein, translating to MSLPLGRVCMVIGAILLPIVACFVPTFLGPGALLVGLLLWGLPRIHADRNATPLPIASGRFELTLLVGSAVLLLKDLAPAPATLRASWAWLDTLPGGDALGNGLNPAPLTSVHAVVLLATVLIGVRLCQQLFTQTDYAETWLATTAVLGGAAALPLCLSPPDLTPGALRWGTLTNVNGIAGALALSCLAAAGWAWIAFRRRHTGAMVTAVLATLLAGSACLQLASRGATAALVTGVAVGVGVSLRSQFRFGRRFTLLYLAVVALGALLLAPAVVAEQLDVGVGSRAEIWRSALHIWAQTPWRGLGLGLFEPQFALLGGLLPSLGAQFVHPDSSWVLLLFEFGLLGLAVLAICLAALARDRHRHLREDGQVLRAIAWAGTTAWVVPAIGDVSLHRPALLVLGVPMVGLLLRGRSASAPARPRAWPVFATGTVALAALFFSLRPYLGRAEESEQGVNAYAKDPNGQVSLTETGRASLRIHPLDAVSHHQLGRAALLQGDLKLASRHWHFAAQLQPANYAMLRQYAVALQARSPELALPHWQLALAGAPEIRAGELSRLLTEYPELNYDVAWQAAGEDPAMLIVLAGAFPTTAGQQAFTDWLQQPAAALTTPLRLSDVVAGFARWGSRRDFARWLATRSQEPRAVGDAAQRFVRVGRADLAWVLLEQLLPEPSALPASAVTARSVARLDPADKVSLGHRIAALDPSSDNYLQLLQDAVQAQDIAPWFLLRHAHAEARSGDFAAASQSALRALAAQR from the coding sequence GTGAGTCTGCCGCTTGGTCGCGTTTGCATGGTGATCGGCGCGATCCTGTTGCCGATTGTAGCCTGCTTCGTGCCGACGTTTCTGGGCCCCGGCGCGTTGCTGGTGGGTTTGCTGCTGTGGGGTCTCCCACGAATCCACGCCGACCGCAACGCAACGCCCCTCCCGATAGCCTCCGGCCGCTTTGAACTCACGCTGTTGGTGGGTTCCGCGGTCCTCCTGCTCAAAGACCTCGCCCCGGCTCCGGCTACACTCCGGGCCTCGTGGGCCTGGCTGGATACGCTGCCCGGCGGCGACGCGCTGGGGAACGGCCTAAACCCGGCCCCGCTGACGTCGGTGCATGCCGTGGTGCTTTTGGCTACCGTGCTGATCGGCGTGCGACTTTGTCAGCAGCTCTTCACCCAAACCGACTACGCCGAGACTTGGTTGGCGACGACTGCGGTTCTCGGTGGCGCAGCCGCGTTACCCTTGTGCTTGAGTCCGCCCGATCTCACCCCGGGCGCACTCCGTTGGGGCACGCTCACGAACGTGAACGGCATCGCCGGCGCCCTCGCCTTGAGCTGCTTGGCGGCGGCGGGATGGGCGTGGATCGCGTTTCGGCGGCGCCACACCGGTGCCATGGTGACGGCGGTCTTGGCCACATTACTGGCCGGGAGCGCCTGCCTGCAGCTCGCATCGCGCGGAGCCACCGCGGCGTTGGTCACGGGCGTGGCGGTCGGTGTGGGCGTGAGTTTACGTTCCCAGTTTCGCTTTGGCCGCCGGTTCACCCTGCTCTATCTCGCGGTGGTGGCGCTAGGTGCCCTGTTACTCGCGCCCGCGGTCGTGGCAGAGCAGCTCGACGTCGGCGTGGGTTCGCGCGCGGAAATCTGGCGCTCGGCGCTGCACATTTGGGCGCAAACACCTTGGCGCGGTTTGGGCCTCGGACTCTTTGAACCCCAGTTTGCCTTGCTGGGCGGACTCTTGCCCTCGCTCGGCGCGCAGTTTGTGCACCCCGATTCGAGCTGGGTGCTGCTCTTGTTTGAGTTTGGCCTGCTCGGTCTCGCGGTCCTCGCGATCTGCCTCGCCGCGCTCGCACGGGATCGCCACCGCCACCTGCGGGAAGACGGCCAGGTTTTGCGCGCCATCGCGTGGGCGGGCACCACGGCTTGGGTGGTGCCCGCCATTGGCGATGTGAGCCTGCATCGACCGGCGCTCCTCGTGCTCGGTGTGCCGATGGTAGGACTGCTTCTTCGCGGTCGAAGCGCCTCCGCGCCGGCCCGGCCCCGGGCGTGGCCCGTCTTTGCCACTGGGACGGTCGCACTGGCAGCACTTTTCTTTTCGCTACGCCCCTATCTTGGCCGCGCAGAAGAATCGGAGCAGGGCGTGAATGCCTACGCGAAAGACCCAAACGGTCAGGTCTCACTCACCGAAACAGGACGGGCGTCCCTGCGCATTCACCCGCTGGACGCTGTGTCTCACCACCAACTAGGTCGGGCTGCCCTGCTGCAGGGAGACCTGAAATTGGCCAGCCGCCACTGGCACTTTGCGGCTCAATTGCAGCCGGCCAACTACGCGATGTTGCGGCAATACGCGGTCGCGCTCCAGGCGCGGTCGCCGGAGCTGGCGTTGCCGCATTGGCAACTGGCATTGGCCGGCGCCCCGGAGATTCGCGCCGGCGAGCTTTCACGTCTGCTCACTGAGTATCCGGAACTTAACTACGACGTTGCCTGGCAGGCGGCCGGCGAGGATCCCGCCATGCTTATCGTGCTCGCCGGTGCCTTTCCCACGACGGCCGGACAACAGGCTTTTACGGATTGGCTGCAGCAGCCCGCCGCCGCGTTGACCACGCCCCTGCGTCTCAGCGATGTGGTGGCAGGGTTTGCCCGTTGGGGCTCCCGGCGGGACTTCGCTCGCTGGCTGGCAACGCGGTCGCAGGAGCCGCGCGCCGTGGGTGACGCCGCCCAACGTTTTGTGAGAGTGGGTCGGGCGGATCTCGCTTGGGTTTTATTGGAACAACTTCTGCCCGAACCCAGCGCCCTGCCCGCTTCTGCCGTCACCGCGCGTTCGGTGGCGCGACTGGATCCCGCCGACAAAGTGTCGCTCGGTCACCGCATCGCAGCGCTCGACCCGAGTTCGGATAACTACCTCCAGTTGCTGCAGGATGCGGTTCAGGCCCAAGACATCGCGCCGTGGTTTCTCCTCCGTCATGCGCACGCCGAGGCTCGCTCGGGAGATTTCGCAGCAGCCAGCCAATCCGCCCTGCGGGCGCTCGCCGCTCAGCGGTAG
- a CDS encoding NYN domain-containing protein yields the protein MPLPAPSANIALFIDADNAPAAKINFIIGELASYGVVNIRRAYGNWKKPELAGWESVLHDKAIRPIQQFDLIKGKNAADMALLIDAMDTLYTKNAEVFCIVSSDSDFTPLVTRLRAEGKTVIGFGTKKAAEPFANSCSKFLYLDEEPASKDEKPPRAKRPGKELKGDTKLMNTLRTAVRSAMGESDWANLAVVGTHIANQGSFDPRNHGYSKLSDLLKAIDVFETKYVKDDNGGTHFVRLRSKG from the coding sequence ATGCCCCTCCCCGCGCCATCGGCCAACATTGCCTTGTTCATCGACGCCGATAATGCCCCGGCGGCGAAGATCAATTTTATCATCGGCGAACTCGCGAGCTACGGCGTCGTCAACATTCGACGCGCCTACGGAAACTGGAAAAAACCTGAATTGGCGGGCTGGGAAAGCGTGCTGCACGACAAAGCCATCCGCCCGATTCAGCAGTTCGATCTGATCAAAGGTAAAAACGCGGCCGACATGGCGCTGCTGATCGATGCCATGGACACGCTCTACACCAAAAACGCCGAGGTGTTCTGTATTGTCTCCTCCGATAGCGATTTCACCCCGCTGGTGACACGTTTGCGGGCCGAGGGGAAGACGGTGATCGGTTTCGGGACCAAGAAGGCTGCGGAACCTTTCGCCAACAGTTGCTCGAAATTCCTCTATCTGGACGAAGAGCCTGCCAGTAAGGACGAAAAACCACCGCGGGCCAAACGCCCCGGGAAAGAGCTCAAGGGGGACACCAAACTCATGAACACGCTCAGGACCGCGGTCCGTTCAGCCATGGGTGAAAGCGATTGGGCGAACCTCGCGGTGGTGGGCACCCACATCGCGAACCAGGGTTCATTTGACCCGCGAAATCATGGCTACAGCAAACTCAGCGACCTCCTCAAAGCGATAGACGTATTCGAAACCAAATACGTGAAGGACGACAATGGTGGCACCCACTTCGTTCGGCTCAGGAGCAAGGGCTAG
- a CDS encoding DUF2726 domain-containing protein, translating to MNTTPILLLAVVVAVVLVAFAAVALKSKVGEPKADAALYTLRPSIYSPAERSFLGVLDLIELGELTISSKVRLADIFEVKPGVDRRERQGAVNRITSKHVDFLLIQKSDGKPILGIELDDKSHQRGARVKRDEFVDTTFKSAGLPLLRVKVQATYDPRLVLSEIEKALIPSAPTSPDTQNV from the coding sequence ATGAACACCACACCGATTCTTCTGTTGGCTGTCGTCGTAGCTGTAGTGCTGGTCGCGTTCGCGGCAGTCGCTCTCAAGTCAAAGGTCGGCGAACCGAAGGCGGACGCGGCTCTCTACACCCTGCGCCCTTCGATATACTCTCCGGCCGAGCGGTCGTTTCTCGGCGTCCTCGACCTCATTGAGCTAGGTGAACTGACCATTTCGAGCAAAGTGCGCTTGGCTGACATTTTTGAGGTCAAACCCGGCGTCGATCGCCGCGAACGGCAGGGAGCCGTAAATCGCATCACCTCCAAACACGTTGATTTTCTGCTCATCCAAAAGTCGGACGGGAAACCGATCCTCGGCATCGAACTCGACGATAAATCCCACCAGCGCGGCGCCCGCGTGAAACGCGATGAGTTTGTCGACACGACCTTCAAATCGGCCGGCCTTCCACTCCTGCGGGTGAAGGTCCAAGCGACCTACGATCCTCGCCTGGTGCTTAGCGAGATCGAGAAGGCGTTGATACCGAGTGCTCCTACTTCCCCTGATACGCAAAACGTCTGA